Proteins from a genomic interval of Nostoc sp. TCL240-02:
- a CDS encoding STAS domain-containing protein: MQAVLNYPKIAVIRPQGYLNATNALEFERDMTTALAQNVISILVVDLAAVESLDSAGLMALLSIHKLALSLGRGFQLCAIAPSIRIIFELTQLDRVFEILDGEVELAPT; encoded by the coding sequence ATGCAAGCAGTGCTTAACTATCCCAAGATTGCAGTCATTCGCCCTCAAGGGTATTTGAATGCTACAAACGCCTTGGAATTTGAACGAGATATGACGACAGCGTTGGCACAAAATGTTATTTCCATCTTGGTAGTAGACCTCGCAGCAGTAGAATCGTTAGACAGTGCGGGGTTGATGGCATTGTTATCTATACACAAGCTGGCTCTTAGTTTAGGAAGGGGTTTTCAACTTTGTGCTATTGCTCCGTCAATTAGAATTATTTTTGAACTAACGCAACTCGATAGAGTGTTTGAAATATTGGATGGTGAAGTTGAATTGGCCCCAACATAA
- a CDS encoding TIGR03960 family B12-binding radical SAM protein, with protein MTVAVEKLITSDILKPGRYLGNERLAVHKAWDKTGIRWVLTYPEVYEVGASNLGHIILYNILNAQPRQLCDRAYLPGKDLAAKLRETNTPLFAVESKRSLTEFDILGFSLSYELGATNILEMLDLAGIPLTWRERQQTGGEFTNLQSQFPLIFAGGQTATSNPEPYADFFDFIALGDGEELLPEIGLVLEEGKQAGLSREDILLDLAQIPGVYVPQFYDMAEDGSVHPCCPDVPKRILRRVATPIPAYSIGLVPYVETVHDRLTIEIRRGCTRGCRFCQPGMLTRPARDVEPDKVVEAIEQGMRATGYNEFSLLSLSCSDYLSLPAVGMEIKNRLKNENISLTLPSQRVDRFDENIANILGGTRQGGLTFAPEAGTQRMRDIINKGLTNDELLRGVKTAWEQGWDKIKLYFMIGLPGETDTDVLGIAETVSWLQRECRGKSRKPLNFNLTISNFTPKPHTPFQWHSVSTREFKRKQNLLRQEFRRIKGVKVNFTDVRISAMEDFVGRGDRNLSKVVRRAWELGAGMDSWYENLDRAFSAWEDAIAQADLDWKYRQVENGEWNLFHAQEQNRSEDAENTQFLTPVQMQSIPSLDTSHSLDIPLPWDHIDTGIDKKWLKEDLQRALEAAIVPDCSFEGCSHCGVCGTDFGHNVVIESPIIPQFAGEFVPNTTKAQRLRVWFGKQGNMALVSHLDLIRLFDRVVRRAGLPIAFTGGFHPMPRISVATALALGATSNGEIADFELTVPVDIDTFREKLVREMPTDIPIYNVEQIDLKTPAATQLLETAEYLITVAALEETTSIQWQEWIDTIKAKDELWYEHTTKSGKSQLINLRDRLFELELVETHKNVAESISVIRYVGSYRQDGFLLRPEQILFMLGIVASGEFQLLHIHRNRLILAV; from the coding sequence GTGACTGTTGCAGTTGAGAAATTAATAACATCGGATATTTTAAAACCAGGGCGTTACCTTGGTAATGAGCGTTTAGCAGTACACAAAGCTTGGGATAAGACAGGAATACGCTGGGTCTTAACCTACCCAGAAGTATATGAAGTCGGTGCATCTAATTTAGGGCACATTATCCTATACAACATCTTGAATGCCCAACCGCGTCAATTGTGCGATCGCGCCTACCTCCCAGGAAAAGACCTGGCAGCCAAACTACGCGAAACTAATACGCCATTGTTTGCGGTAGAGTCAAAGCGATCGCTCACAGAATTCGACATTTTAGGCTTTAGCCTCAGTTACGAACTGGGTGCAACTAATATCTTAGAAATGTTGGATCTAGCTGGAATTCCCTTGACGTGGAGAGAACGCCAACAAACAGGGGGAGAATTTACGAATCTCCAATCCCAGTTTCCTTTGATTTTTGCTGGTGGGCAAACAGCAACATCGAATCCTGAGCCTTACGCTGACTTTTTCGACTTTATCGCCCTTGGAGATGGAGAGGAACTGCTACCAGAAATTGGTTTGGTATTGGAAGAAGGCAAGCAAGCAGGATTAAGTAGGGAAGATATATTACTAGATTTGGCACAGATACCAGGTGTATATGTTCCCCAGTTTTATGACATGGCAGAGGATGGCTCAGTTCACCCTTGTTGCCCTGACGTGCCAAAACGAATTCTGCGACGGGTTGCAACTCCCATACCAGCATATTCCATTGGCTTAGTTCCTTACGTAGAAACGGTGCATGACCGTTTGACAATTGAGATTCGGCGTGGTTGCACTCGCGGCTGTCGCTTCTGTCAACCAGGAATGCTGACTCGGCCAGCACGGGATGTAGAACCCGATAAGGTTGTAGAAGCAATTGAACAGGGAATGCGGGCAACTGGTTACAATGAGTTTTCCCTCCTATCTCTGAGTTGTTCTGATTATTTATCCCTACCAGCAGTGGGGATGGAAATCAAAAATCGCTTAAAAAATGAAAACATTTCTCTGACTCTACCAAGCCAACGGGTAGACAGATTTGATGAGAATATTGCCAATATCCTGGGAGGTACACGGCAAGGTGGACTGACTTTTGCTCCAGAAGCTGGAACTCAGCGGATGCGAGACATTATAAATAAAGGTTTGACGAATGATGAATTGTTGCGGGGAGTAAAAACCGCTTGGGAGCAAGGCTGGGATAAAATCAAGTTGTATTTTATGATTGGCTTGCCGGGTGAGACAGATACTGACGTTTTGGGCATTGCGGAAACAGTCAGTTGGCTACAGCGAGAATGTCGGGGCAAAAGCAGAAAACCCCTAAACTTTAACCTGACAATTTCTAACTTTACACCCAAGCCCCATACACCATTCCAGTGGCACTCAGTTTCTACCAGAGAATTTAAGCGCAAACAAAACCTGTTGCGGCAAGAATTCCGCCGGATAAAGGGAGTAAAGGTAAATTTTACCGATGTCCGTATTTCGGCAATGGAAGATTTTGTGGGACGAGGTGATCGCAATTTGAGCAAAGTAGTCCGTCGCGCCTGGGAATTGGGTGCAGGAATGGATTCCTGGTATGAAAATTTAGATCGAGCTTTTAGTGCTTGGGAAGATGCGATCGCTCAAGCCGATCTAGATTGGAAATACCGCCAAGTAGAAAATGGTGAATGGAATTTGTTTCACGCACAAGAGCAGAACAGATCAGAAGATGCAGAAAATACCCAATTCCTCACTCCTGTACAGATGCAATCAATCCCGTCTCTCGATACTTCCCACTCCCTAGATATTCCTCTACCTTGGGATCATATTGATACCGGGATTGATAAAAAGTGGCTTAAAGAAGACTTGCAACGCGCCTTAGAAGCGGCAATTGTCCCCGACTGCTCTTTTGAGGGTTGTTCTCACTGTGGTGTATGTGGAACTGACTTTGGTCATAACGTCGTAATTGAATCGCCTATCATCCCACAATTTGCCGGCGAGTTTGTTCCCAACACAACTAAAGCCCAAAGACTTCGAGTTTGGTTTGGAAAACAGGGTAACATGGCTTTGGTAAGCCACCTAGATTTAATCCGTTTGTTTGACCGAGTTGTGCGGCGAGCAGGTTTACCAATTGCCTTTACTGGTGGATTTCATCCAATGCCGCGAATTTCTGTAGCAACTGCTTTGGCTCTAGGGGCAACTAGTAATGGTGAAATTGCGGATTTTGAGTTAACTGTACCAGTGGACATCGATACTTTTCGAGAAAAATTGGTTCGGGAAATGCCCACAGACATACCTATATATAATGTGGAGCAGATAGATTTAAAAACTCCGGCAGCTACTCAACTGCTAGAAACCGCAGAATATTTAATTACCGTAGCAGCACTTGAAGAAACAACATCTATACAATGGCAAGAATGGATTGATACCATCAAAGCAAAAGATGAACTTTGGTACGAGCATACAACAAAGTCAGGCAAGAGCCAGTTAATAAATCTGCGCGATCGCTTATTTGAACTGGAATTAGTAGAAACCCATAAAAACGTTGCAGAATCTATATCTGTTATCCGTTATGTAGGTAGCTATCGCCAAGATGGTTTTCTATTGCGTCCTGAACAAATCCTGTTTATGCTAGGCATAGTGGCTAGTGGAGAATTTCAACTCTTACACATCCACCGCAATCGGCTAATTTTAGCAGTATAA
- a CDS encoding Rne/Rng family ribonuclease, translating into MPKQIIIAEQHQIAAVFSEDQIQELVVATGHHQIGDIYLGVVENVLPGIDAAFVNIGDPERNGFIHVTDLGPLKLKRTAAAITELLAPQQKVLVQVMKEPTGTKGPRLTGNITLPGRYVVLMPYGRGVNLSRRIKSESERNRLRALAILVKPAGMGLLVRTEAEGKPEEAIMEDLELLQKQWEAIQQEAHSTRAPALLNRDDDFIQRVLRDMYGADVNRIVVDSSTGLKRVKQYLQNWSGGQTPQGLLIDHHRDRSPILEYFRISAAIREALKPRVDLPSGGYIIIEPTEALTVIDVNSGSFTRSATARETVLWTNCEAATEIARQLRLRNIAGVIVVDFIDMESRRDQLQVLEHFNKGLKADKARPQIAQLTELGLVELTRKRQGQNIYELFGETCPTCGGLGHTVRLPGELENRLPIPAETPERERFVSLPHREPRQPSARVPEPRETYDGFGEAFDGDSESTNLNLINHPSYQELNDNKRRTRTRRSRIGINGLNGKDESRVIANPLAFVNEPDLDLDIEPELGVTPEIPSPTFGKPGWNERVERTVERAKVIKPEPVKPVVEPPEIRTVEMSLQEQDMFALMGISPLVKLEQEVKNTKSVIINVIQPGQVRTTPTESVSESPIAQKVPPEVIATKSPIPKVIEPEQKSLIEETAEPSELTANPSESLSAKASVKAIADESDSSSAANAIADESDANSAATASRRRRRRSSAIEDN; encoded by the coding sequence ATGCCAAAACAAATTATTATCGCCGAGCAGCACCAAATTGCTGCTGTCTTTTCTGAAGATCAAATACAAGAACTCGTTGTTGCTACCGGTCATCACCAAATAGGTGATATCTATTTAGGAGTAGTAGAAAACGTATTGCCTGGGATAGATGCGGCTTTTGTGAACATTGGCGACCCAGAGCGTAACGGTTTTATTCACGTCACCGACTTGGGACCATTGAAGCTAAAGCGTACCGCAGCAGCCATTACAGAACTATTAGCACCACAACAGAAAGTTTTGGTGCAAGTCATGAAAGAGCCAACGGGAACAAAAGGACCCAGGCTCACGGGTAATATCACCTTACCCGGACGCTACGTAGTACTGATGCCTTATGGTAGGGGCGTAAATTTATCCCGACGAATTAAAAGTGAAAGTGAGCGCAACCGTTTGCGGGCACTAGCGATTTTGGTCAAACCGGCGGGAATGGGTTTGCTCGTGCGTACAGAAGCCGAAGGCAAACCAGAAGAAGCGATTATGGAAGATTTGGAGTTGCTGCAAAAGCAATGGGAGGCTATCCAACAAGAAGCGCATTCTACCCGTGCCCCAGCACTACTCAACCGAGACGATGACTTTATCCAGCGCGTATTGCGGGATATGTACGGCGCGGATGTCAATCGGATTGTCGTAGATTCCAGTACTGGTTTGAAGCGCGTGAAGCAGTACTTGCAGAATTGGAGTGGCGGTCAAACACCGCAAGGATTGTTGATTGACCATCACCGCGATCGCTCCCCAATTTTAGAGTACTTCCGCATTAGTGCTGCGATTCGAGAAGCCCTGAAACCAAGAGTAGACCTACCTTCTGGAGGTTACATTATCATCGAGCCAACCGAGGCATTAACCGTAATCGATGTTAACTCAGGTTCCTTCACACGATCGGCGACAGCCAGAGAAACAGTTTTATGGACAAACTGTGAAGCTGCAACAGAAATTGCTCGCCAGTTGCGTCTGCGGAATATTGCCGGAGTGATTGTCGTTGATTTCATTGATATGGAATCCCGACGTGACCAACTGCAAGTTCTCGAACACTTTAATAAAGGACTTAAAGCAGACAAAGCTCGTCCCCAGATTGCTCAACTTACGGAACTGGGTTTAGTAGAACTGACCCGCAAACGTCAGGGTCAAAATATTTACGAATTGTTTGGTGAAACTTGTCCCACCTGTGGCGGTTTAGGGCATACTGTGCGTCTGCCTGGAGAACTTGAAAACCGATTACCAATACCAGCAGAAACACCAGAACGTGAGCGTTTTGTATCCCTACCTCACCGAGAACCACGTCAGCCATCTGCCCGCGTCCCGGAACCACGAGAAACTTATGATGGATTTGGGGAAGCATTTGACGGCGACTCGGAATCGACTAACTTAAATCTGATTAATCATCCTAGTTATCAAGAACTGAATGATAATAAGCGTCGTACCCGTACTCGCCGTAGTCGAATTGGCATCAATGGGTTAAATGGGAAAGATGAATCTCGGGTTATTGCCAATCCATTAGCTTTTGTCAACGAGCCAGATTTAGACCTTGATATAGAACCAGAATTAGGAGTTACACCAGAAATTCCCTCACCCACCTTTGGTAAACCAGGTTGGAATGAAAGAGTAGAGCGCACTGTAGAGCGTGCTAAAGTTATCAAGCCAGAACCAGTTAAACCAGTGGTAGAACCACCGGAGATTAGAACTGTAGAAATGAGCCTCCAGGAACAGGATATGTTTGCCTTGATGGGAATATCTCCCTTGGTGAAGTTAGAGCAAGAGGTTAAAAATACCAAATCTGTGATTATTAACGTGATTCAGCCTGGTCAAGTGCGAACAACTCCCACTGAATCTGTCTCAGAATCACCTATTGCCCAAAAAGTACCACCTGAAGTAATTGCAACTAAGTCACCAATACCAAAAGTTATTGAGCCAGAACAAAAATCTTTGATAGAAGAGACAGCTGAACCATCTGAGTTGACTGCCAATCCTTCGGAAAGCTTGTCTGCAAAAGCCTCCGTCAAAGCGATCGCAGATGAAAGCGATTCAAGCAGCGCCGCCAATGCGAT